The following coding sequences are from one Cervus canadensis isolate Bull #8, Minnesota chromosome 4, ASM1932006v1, whole genome shotgun sequence window:
- the FBLL1 gene encoding rRNA/tRNA 2'-O-methyltransferase fibrillarin-like protein 1, with amino-acid sequence MKSTVGLRRGGSGGRGGGGWGGGRGGGGGAGKGAGGDGGPGGKGGFGARTRGFGGGRGRGRGGGGGDGRGDRGGGGQLRGVAKSKNRRRKSVLTVSVEPHRHEGVFIYRGAEDALVTLNMVPGQSVYGERRVTVTEGGEKLEYRTWNPFRSKLAAAILGGVDQIHIKPKSKVLYLGAASGTTVSHVSDIIGPDGLVYAVEFSHRAGRDLVNVAKKRTNIIPVLEDARHPLKYRMLIGMVDVIFADVAQPDQSRIVALNAHTFLRNGGHFLISIKANCIDSTASAEAVFASEVRKLQQENLKPQEQLTLEPYERDHAVVVGVYRPLPKSGGK; translated from the coding sequence ATGAAGTCGACGGTGGGCTTGCGTCGTGGTGGGTCTGGCGGCCGTGGAGGTGGCGGCTGGGGCGGAGGGCGCGGGGGCGGAGGCGGAGCGGGCAAGGGAGCAGGAGGCGACGGCGGCCCTGGAGGCAAGGGCGGCTTCGGGGCGCGGACGCGCGGCTTCGGTGGCGGCCGGGGCCGGGGGCGCGGTGGCGGCGGAGGAGACGGCCGGGGGGACCGCGGAGGCGGCGGGCAGCTGCGCGGCGTGGCCAAGAGCAAGAACCGCCGCAGGAAGAGCGTCTTGACGGTGTCGGTGGAGCCGCACCGGCACGAGGGCGTCTTCATCTACCGCGGGGCGGAGGACGCGCTGGTCACGCTGAACATGGTACCGGGCCAGTCGGTGTACGGCGAGCGGCGGGTCACGGTGACCGAGGGTGGTGAAAAGCTGGAATACCGCACGTGGAACCCCTTCCGCTCCAAGCTGGCCGCGGCCATCCTGGGCGGGGTCGACCAGATTCACATCAAGCCCAAGTCCAAAGTGCTGTACCTGGGTGCCGCCTCGGGGACCACTGTGTCCCACGTCTCCGACATCATCGGCCCGGACGGCCTGGTCTACGCGGTCGAGTTCTCCCACCGCGCCGGCCGCGATCTCGTCAACGTGGCCAAGAAGCGAACCAACATCATCCCGGTCCTCGAAGATGCGCGGCACCCGCTCAAGTACCGCATGCTCATCGGCATGGTGGACGTGATCTTCGCCGACGTGGCGCAGCCGGACCAGTCCCGCATCGTGGCTCTGAACGCCCATACCTTCCTGCGCAACGGGGGCCACTTTCTTATCTCCATCAAGGCCAATTGCATCGACTCTACCGCGTCGGCCGAGGCGGTGTTCGCCTCTGAGGTGAGGAAGTTGCAGCAGGAGAATTTAAAGCCTCAAGAACAGCTGACTCTGGAGCCCTACGAAAGGGACCACGCTGTGGTGGTCGGGGTCTATCGGCCCCTTCCTAAGAGCGGTGGCAAGTAG